The Borreliella andersonii genome has a segment encoding these proteins:
- the dnaB gene encoding replicative DNA helicase, whose protein sequence is MALAAFSNSALLFNDGAEKAVISSIFYNSDKIEQIVFHVRADDFYNETHKLIFKAMVSLYEKRENIDPITVFEEVSKHVSKTQLLIKKDLINLPDYLDSLSVYLPTDRTINVYAKIVKEQSVRRSILNVSKELNDYINDSTKSINEIVEESQQKILSIELDYSSKNLYHAKVIAERVHNEIYERSMKKKESNFGIPSGFRKVDSLIGGFRNSDFIIVGARPSIGKTAFALNIASAIALRKEEKKKVGFFSLEMTADALIKRIISSQSCIDSFKVQNSILSGQEIKSLNDIVNEISDSELYIEDTPNISLLTLATQARKLKRFYGIDIIFVDYISLISFETKNLPRHEQVASISKSLKELARELEIPIVALSQLTRDTEGREPNLASLRESGALEQDADIVILLHRDKDFKFESSDEIEPIETKVIVAKHRNGPTGRADILFLPHITKFVNKDHQY, encoded by the coding sequence GTGGCTTTAGCAGCTTTTTCGAATTCTGCACTTCTTTTTAATGATGGTGCAGAAAAAGCAGTAATTTCTAGTATATTTTATAATTCAGATAAAATAGAGCAGATTGTTTTTCATGTAAGAGCTGATGATTTTTATAATGAAACTCACAAGTTGATTTTCAAAGCAATGGTTTCGCTTTATGAAAAAAGGGAAAATATTGATCCTATTACTGTTTTTGAAGAAGTATCTAAGCATGTTTCAAAAACACAGCTTTTGATTAAAAAAGATTTAATCAATTTGCCAGACTATTTAGATTCACTTTCAGTTTATTTGCCAACAGATAGAACCATAAATGTTTATGCTAAAATTGTAAAAGAACAGAGTGTTCGTAGAAGCATTTTAAATGTTTCTAAAGAACTTAATGACTATATAAATGATTCTACAAAATCTATTAATGAGATTGTTGAAGAATCTCAACAAAAGATTCTTTCAATTGAATTAGATTATTCTAGTAAAAATCTATATCATGCTAAAGTTATTGCAGAACGTGTTCATAATGAGATATATGAGCGCAGTATGAAGAAAAAAGAATCAAACTTCGGAATTCCAAGTGGCTTTAGAAAGGTCGATTCTCTTATTGGGGGATTTAGAAACAGTGATTTTATTATAGTTGGTGCTCGTCCTAGCATCGGTAAAACGGCATTTGCTTTAAATATTGCTTCTGCTATAGCATTAAGAAAAGAAGAAAAGAAAAAAGTAGGATTTTTTTCTCTTGAAATGACAGCAGATGCTTTAATAAAAAGAATAATTTCTTCTCAATCTTGTATTGATAGCTTTAAAGTTCAAAATAGCATTTTATCTGGACAAGAGATAAAATCATTAAATGATATTGTAAATGAGATTAGTGATTCTGAGCTTTATATTGAAGATACTCCCAATATTAGTTTGCTAACTTTAGCAACTCAAGCTAGAAAACTTAAGCGATTTTATGGTATAGATATAATATTTGTTGATTATATCAGTCTGATTTCTTTTGAAACAAAAAATCTTCCAAGGCATGAACAAGTTGCTTCGATTAGTAAATCTCTCAAAGAGCTTGCTAGAGAGCTTGAGATTCCTATTGTTGCATTATCTCAGCTTACAAGAGATACAGAAGGGCGTGAGCCCAATCTTGCTAGTCTAAGGGAATCAGGAGCATTAGAGCAAGATGCCGATATTGTAATTTTACTTCACAGGGATAAGGATTTTAAATTTGAGTCTTCTGATGAGATAGAACCAATAGAAACTAAGGTTATTGTAGCAAAACATAGAAATGGGCCTACAGGTAGGGCAGATATATTATTTTTGCCACATATTACTAAGTTTGTTAACAAAGATCATCAGTATTAG
- the rplI gene encoding 50S ribosomal protein L9: MKVILKEDFINLGKEGDTVEVKDGFARNYLLPKGFAVFSNKHNIEIFNQKRRSILKKQETKKQMANDLKSKLDLVKLEFFMKSNDSGKLFHSINSLNIADELLKLGFDIERRKIDIHHGTLKTFGTYDVTIKLYEGISSIIKVEIKKEKKQGDKKSLSKKLNRADE, encoded by the coding sequence GTGAAAGTGATTTTAAAGGAAGATTTTATTAATCTTGGAAAAGAAGGAGATACTGTAGAGGTAAAAGATGGATTTGCTAGAAACTATTTACTACCCAAAGGTTTTGCAGTTTTTTCAAATAAACATAATATTGAAATTTTTAATCAAAAAAGAAGATCAATATTAAAAAAGCAAGAAACAAAAAAACAAATGGCTAACGATCTGAAATCTAAGCTTGATCTTGTTAAATTAGAATTTTTCATGAAATCTAATGATTCTGGCAAGTTGTTTCATAGCATTAATAGCTTAAATATTGCTGATGAACTTTTAAAACTTGGTTTTGATATAGAGAGAAGAAAAATAGATATACATCATGGAACTTTAAAGACTTTTGGAACTTATGATGTGACAATTAAGCTTTATGAAGGTATTAGCTCTATTATTAAAGTAGAGATAAAAAAAGAAAAAAAGCAAGGGGATAAAAAGTCTTTAAGTAAAAAGTTGAATAGAGCGGATGAGTAA
- the rpsR gene encoding 30S ribosomal protein S18 yields MYKDRDTNQRDSRFENQQDGFKKNSNFRFFKRKSCKFCDSGKHPDYKDFDFLKKFITEQGKILPKRITGTSAKHQRRLALEIKRARYMALLPFVKK; encoded by the coding sequence ATGTATAAAGATAGAGATACAAATCAAAGAGATTCAAGGTTTGAAAATCAGCAAGATGGTTTTAAGAAAAATTCAAATTTCAGATTTTTTAAGAGAAAGTCATGTAAATTTTGTGATTCTGGCAAGCATCCTGATTATAAGGATTTTGATTTTCTTAAAAAGTTTATTACCGAGCAAGGTAAAATTTTGCCCAAAAGAATTACTGGAACTTCTGCTAAGCATCAAAGGCGCTTGGCATTAGAAATTAAACGAGCAAGATATATGGCTTTGTTGCCTTTTGTAAAAAAATAA
- a CDS encoding single-stranded DNA-binding protein, which yields MADINSLVLSGRLTRDSELSYTESGMAVLRFSIANNRRMKKNDEWIDYPQYFDCVIFSKRAESLNDYLKKGKQVVVSGSLKYESWQDRNTGDKRSKVNIFVDNLQMFSSGSNTIQMQDSDVNSIINHKKEDIVKDIDIIDDEFSEDIPF from the coding sequence ATGGCTGATATTAATTCATTAGTATTGTCTGGTAGGCTTACAAGAGATTCTGAGCTTTCTTATACAGAAAGTGGTATGGCTGTTCTTAGGTTTTCTATAGCTAATAATAGAAGGATGAAGAAAAATGATGAATGGATTGATTATCCGCAATATTTTGATTGTGTTATTTTTTCCAAAAGAGCCGAAAGTCTCAACGATTATTTAAAAAAGGGCAAACAAGTTGTGGTAAGTGGATCTCTTAAATATGAAAGCTGGCAAGATAGGAATACAGGTGATAAGAGGAGTAAGGTAAATATATTTGTAGATAATTTGCAAATGTTTAGTTCAGGTTCTAATACTATTCAAATGCAAGATTCAGATGTTAATAGCATTATAAATCATAAAAAAGAAGATATAGTTAAGGATATTGATATTATTGATGATGAATTTAGTGAAGATATACCTTTTTAA
- the rpsF gene encoding 30S ribosomal protein S6 translates to MIKKYEACFLFRSEEIEYKGSLEEVKKSLEFFGATEIVSNFIGERALEYSIKKQARGRYEIIEFSMEGNNLKELESRLKLIKNLLRYMILVKIVRKINTKKIKRRNFREFRDNSDKDSLKVASKVEATGSESTNVQEK, encoded by the coding sequence ATGATTAAAAAGTATGAGGCATGTTTTTTGTTTAGAAGCGAGGAAATTGAATATAAAGGTTCTTTAGAAGAGGTTAAAAAATCTTTAGAATTTTTTGGTGCAACTGAGATTGTTAGTAATTTTATTGGAGAGAGGGCTCTAGAGTATTCCATCAAAAAGCAGGCTAGAGGTCGTTATGAAATAATAGAGTTTAGTATGGAAGGTAATAATTTAAAAGAGCTTGAATCAAGGCTTAAGCTAATTAAAAACTTGCTTAGGTATATGATTTTGGTTAAAATAGTTAGAAAGATCAATACTAAAAAAATCAAAAGAAGAAATTTTAGAGAATTTAGGGACAATAGTGACAAAGATAGTCTCAAGGTTGCCTCTAAAGTTGAAGCAACAGGTTCTGAAAGCACAAATGTTCAGGAAAAATAA
- a CDS encoding PTS transporter subunit EIIC, whose protein sequence is MINFIKIIDFASLQKFSKALRVPISILPVSCLLIGIGSVFSNSSSIVYVDKIFILNVLGLMKAIGNAILLNMPLIFSIGISIGIARMGQGTAALGGLIGYLTFNITENYFIETFSGLVEAEAMSSVGRINFFGVQTLNTGIAGSLAVGLVVGYLHNKFYNIKLPKPFVFFSECHFVPIVIILPFCVVLAIFFCLIWSTFDKLIASLGVFVFKFEYFGSFLYGFLNRLLLPLGLHSILSFPFEFTSLGGVEIVNGNTVRGLKNIFYAQLLDPSLSKFSSGFAKISSGFYLSIMFGLPGAALGVYKGIVHDDKKKVAALLLSGALTAFLTGITEPLEFLFIFTAPLLYFVHATYSGFALLLANFFDVTIGDTFSTGFLDFFMFGILQGNSKTNWIVVVPLGAIFFVLYYFTFSWLYRYFDFQIFVTDDPFFEGQEGKLESLGIAHLLIQGLGGFDNITKIDVCSARLHVDVINTELVDNDLLKEAGVLKIGFINGKVQLFYGSNVYYIKRAIDTYSPKSLFEASVMVAVDNVKKGLKTYIEMKEDKKLEKQGKSGKTYKLSELEED, encoded by the coding sequence ATGATTAATTTTATTAAAATAATTGACTTTGCAAGTTTGCAAAAATTTTCTAAAGCACTACGAGTGCCTATTTCTATTCTACCAGTTTCATGCTTATTGATTGGTATTGGATCTGTGTTTTCAAATTCTTCTAGTATTGTTTATGTTGACAAAATTTTTATTCTAAATGTTTTGGGCTTAATGAAGGCTATAGGTAATGCTATTCTTCTCAATATGCCTTTAATTTTTTCTATTGGAATTTCTATTGGAATTGCAAGAATGGGGCAGGGGACAGCGGCTTTAGGAGGCCTTATTGGTTATTTAACATTTAATATTACTGAAAATTATTTTATTGAAACTTTCTCAGGGCTTGTTGAAGCAGAGGCAATGTCTTCTGTGGGGCGTATAAATTTTTTTGGTGTTCAAACTTTAAATACGGGAATTGCAGGTTCTTTAGCGGTAGGTCTTGTAGTTGGCTATTTACATAACAAATTTTATAATATTAAACTGCCCAAGCCTTTTGTTTTTTTTTCTGAGTGTCATTTTGTGCCTATAGTAATAATTTTACCTTTTTGTGTTGTTTTGGCGATATTTTTTTGTTTAATTTGGTCAACTTTTGACAAGTTAATTGCATCTTTAGGTGTGTTTGTTTTTAAGTTTGAATATTTTGGTAGTTTTCTTTACGGATTTTTAAATAGACTTTTATTGCCTTTGGGGTTGCATTCTATTTTATCTTTTCCTTTTGAGTTTACTTCTTTGGGAGGGGTGGAGATTGTTAATGGCAATACTGTTAGAGGTCTTAAGAATATATTTTATGCTCAGCTATTAGACCCATCACTTAGTAAATTTTCATCAGGTTTTGCTAAGATTAGCAGTGGATTTTATCTCTCTATTATGTTTGGACTGCCTGGAGCAGCATTGGGGGTTTACAAGGGTATTGTTCATGACGATAAAAAAAAGGTTGCAGCGCTTCTTTTATCTGGAGCTTTGACAGCTTTTTTAACAGGAATAACTGAGCCTTTAGAATTTTTATTTATTTTTACAGCACCTTTGCTTTATTTTGTTCATGCCACTTATTCGGGATTTGCATTGTTGCTTGCTAATTTTTTTGATGTTACGATTGGCGATACCTTTTCTACTGGATTTTTGGATTTTTTTATGTTTGGAATACTTCAAGGAAATTCTAAGACAAATTGGATTGTTGTAGTGCCTTTGGGGGCAATATTTTTTGTTCTTTATTATTTTACTTTTAGTTGGCTTTATAGATATTTTGATTTTCAGATATTTGTTACAGACGATCCATTTTTTGAAGGTCAAGAAGGGAAACTAGAGAGTCTTGGGATTGCGCATCTTTTAATTCAGGGTCTTGGTGGATTTGATAATATTACAAAAATTGATGTTTGTTCTGCAAGATTGCATGTAGATGTTATTAATACTGAGCTTGTTGATAATGATTTGCTTAAAGAGGCTGGAGTTCTTAAAATAGGGTTTATTAATGGCAAGGTTCAGCTTTTTTATGGGTCAAATGTTTATTATATTAAAAGGGCTATTGATACCTATTCTCCCAAGAGTCTTTTTGAAGCTAGTGTTATGGTTGCAGTTGATAATGTAAAAAAAGGACTTAAGACTTATATTGAAATGAAAGAAGATAAAAAACTTGAAAAGCAAGGTAAATCGGGGAAAACCTATAAACTTAGCGAATTAGAAGAAGATTAA
- a CDS encoding hemolysin III family protein, protein MPRENKLKNYSLSDVNTSKIPKNELFSSISHLFGIVLSIIGTTILITISTLKKKDLHALVFFIYGCSMTLLYVMSTLYHIFPKGSKIKKIFRKFDHISIFILIAGTYTPACAILMPDKSGIIILCIVWSLAILGIIFKIIFTNSPGWFNGSIFIIMGWIIIFKIKPIYQALNGKGFFWLVFGGIVYTIGAIVYALSKKFNPAINMKMHDIFHILIIIASASHFWLMLKYISNF, encoded by the coding sequence GTGCCCAGAGAAAACAAACTTAAAAATTATTCGTTAAGCGATGTTAATACAAGCAAAATACCAAAAAATGAGCTTTTTAGTTCAATATCGCATCTTTTTGGAATCGTTTTGTCTATCATTGGAACAACAATTCTTATTACAATATCTACTCTTAAAAAAAAAGATTTACACGCACTTGTATTTTTTATTTACGGATGTTCAATGACCCTATTATATGTAATGAGCACTCTTTACCACATATTCCCAAAAGGAAGTAAAATAAAAAAAATATTTAGAAAATTTGATCATATTTCCATATTTATCCTAATAGCAGGAACATATACTCCTGCATGTGCAATCCTTATGCCAGACAAATCGGGAATAATAATCTTATGCATAGTGTGGAGCCTGGCTATACTTGGCATTATTTTTAAAATAATATTTACAAATAGCCCTGGATGGTTTAATGGATCCATATTTATAATTATGGGGTGGATTATCATTTTTAAAATTAAGCCCATTTATCAAGCACTCAACGGAAAAGGATTTTTTTGGCTAGTTTTTGGTGGAATCGTATATACAATAGGTGCAATAGTATACGCATTAAGCAAAAAATTCAATCCAGCAATTAACATGAAAATGCATGATATATTTCATATATTAATAATAATTGCATCAGCATCTCACTTTTGGCTTATGCTAAAATACATTTCTAATTTTTAA
- the rseP gene encoding RIP metalloprotease RseP — translation MYILVSVLALGFIIFIHELGHFLFAKLFKVKVEVFSVGIGPSILKFKINNTEYRLSPILLGGYCKLKGFDHLEKELKANKELEADKDSLFGISHFKKILIYFAGPLFNLIFSFVVFIFVSMSGVIYLDYSSRVSILNKNSFLKDKFRDGDVILKVNNKKIEYFSDLGRVIPEEKSTVTFDVLREKENITFKETVSLQDFLKEIGPWVDLVIADVVLNSPANIAGMKPGDEIVSIDNILLKNKRDLDDFLKNLNSDVVEIKFSRNGEIFSSKLVFHDKNKMIGVYFSPSFKRLVKAENISSAIKSSFFKVVNALQDILYSIFLLITNFLNTSKSVSGPVGIVGILSSSYSLGLLYWINSISFLSLILAGMNLFFIVIPIFDGGQIFISFIELLRGKRFKAKTIYSFYSVGIFLGLFLFGLGLFNDLKGLLNIF, via the coding sequence ATGTATATTCTTGTTAGCGTGCTTGCTCTTGGTTTTATAATATTTATTCATGAGCTAGGGCACTTTTTATTTGCTAAGCTTTTTAAAGTTAAGGTTGAAGTTTTTTCTGTGGGCATAGGTCCTAGTATATTAAAGTTTAAAATTAATAACACTGAGTATAGACTTTCTCCAATTCTTCTAGGAGGATATTGTAAGCTTAAGGGATTTGATCATTTAGAAAAAGAGCTTAAGGCAAATAAAGAATTAGAAGCAGATAAAGATTCTTTGTTTGGAATTTCACACTTTAAAAAAATTTTAATATATTTTGCAGGCCCTTTGTTTAATTTGATTTTTTCATTTGTTGTTTTCATTTTTGTAAGTATGTCGGGTGTTATATATTTGGATTATTCTTCAAGGGTTAGTATTTTAAATAAAAATTCTTTTTTAAAAGATAAATTTAGAGACGGTGATGTTATATTAAAGGTTAATAATAAAAAAATTGAATATTTTTCTGATTTAGGAAGAGTTATTCCCGAGGAAAAATCTACAGTTACGTTTGATGTTTTAAGGGAAAAAGAAAATATTACTTTTAAAGAGACTGTTAGTTTGCAAGATTTTTTAAAAGAAATTGGTCCTTGGGTTGATCTTGTGATAGCGGATGTGGTTTTAAATTCGCCTGCTAATATTGCAGGAATGAAACCGGGTGATGAGATAGTTAGCATTGATAATATTCTTTTGAAAAATAAAAGAGATTTAGATGATTTTCTTAAGAATTTAAATTCGGATGTTGTGGAGATTAAGTTTTCTAGAAATGGCGAGATTTTTTCTTCAAAATTAGTATTTCATGATAAAAATAAAATGATTGGTGTATATTTTTCACCGTCTTTTAAAAGACTGGTTAAAGCAGAAAATATTTCAAGTGCCATTAAAAGTTCTTTTTTTAAGGTTGTAAATGCTTTGCAAGACATTTTGTATTCTATTTTTTTATTAATAACAAATTTTTTAAATACTTCTAAGAGTGTATCAGGCCCTGTTGGAATTGTAGGCATTCTCTCTTCATCATATTCTTTAGGGCTATTGTATTGGATTAATAGCATTTCTTTCTTAAGTTTAATTCTTGCTGGTATGAATCTATTTTTTATTGTAATACCTATTTTTGATGGAGGACAGATTTTTATCAGCTTTATTGAACTTTTGCGTGGAAAAAGATTTAAGGCTAAAACCATTTATTCTTTTTATAGCGTTGGTATTTTTTTGGGACTGTTTCTTTTTGGCTTAGGCCTTTTTAATGACTTGAAAGGTCTTTTAAATATATTTTAA
- a CDS encoding phosphatidate cytidylyltransferase: MLSKFKRFAFFARLGTFLFFVPLILFLIFLDFKNYLFLNILIFIFSGFAAKEVNDLLKLKFKSSGLSSILSFFLGFIPPILTYIHFNVFYLGMNVIYYLAIALVFSNWIVDLVFIKEHEIGNFLFQATSILFILIYPGALMSFTVSITTLPKAPFLMLILFAMVSGNDTFAYLFGYFLGKNSYRPTIISPNKTLMGFFGGILFSVVTAIFAVFFRLINLSYGESIILGILIGVFTIIGDLFESGLKRSAGVKDSGKIVPGRGGALDSIDSFLLTGPIFYLYLS; the protein is encoded by the coding sequence TTGTTGAGTAAGTTTAAGAGATTTGCCTTTTTTGCAAGGTTGGGAACATTTCTATTTTTCGTTCCTTTGATTTTATTTTTAATATTTTTAGATTTTAAAAATTATTTATTTCTTAATATTTTAATTTTTATATTTAGTGGCTTTGCGGCAAAAGAAGTTAATGATTTATTAAAATTAAAATTCAAATCTTCAGGACTTTCAAGTATATTATCTTTTTTTTTAGGGTTTATTCCTCCAATTTTAACATATATTCATTTTAATGTTTTTTATTTAGGCATGAATGTAATATATTATTTGGCTATAGCGTTAGTTTTTAGTAACTGGATTGTTGATTTGGTGTTTATTAAAGAGCATGAGATTGGAAATTTTTTGTTTCAAGCAACGTCAATACTTTTTATACTTATATATCCTGGGGCATTAATGTCTTTTACGGTTTCTATTACAACTTTACCCAAGGCACCATTTTTAATGTTAATACTTTTTGCCATGGTAAGTGGAAACGATACTTTTGCATATCTTTTTGGTTATTTTTTAGGGAAAAACAGTTATCGTCCCACTATTATTAGTCCAAATAAAACATTAATGGGTTTTTTTGGGGGCATTTTGTTTTCTGTGGTTACTGCTATATTTGCGGTATTTTTTAGATTAATAAATTTAAGCTATGGAGAATCTATCATTTTAGGTATTTTGATTGGAGTTTTTACCATTATTGGCGACTTGTTTGAATCTGGATTAAAGCGAAGTGCTGGAGTAAAAGATTCTGGGAAAATCGTTCCTGGTAGAGGTGGGGCTCTTGATTCGATTGACTCTTTTCTTTTGACAGGCCCGATATTTTATTTATACCTATCTTAG
- the uppS gene encoding polyprenyl diphosphate synthase — translation MNKGSLPSHVGIIMDGNRRWALSKGLSSLEGYKEGLERAKEIVKHSLRVGIKYLSFYVFSTENWKRDVCEIENLMFLIANYLRAEFDFYKKNGIKIIVSGDVESLSEEVKSSIKDSINFSKNFNNLILNLAINYGGRDEILRAVKKFVSSDFDLESLNENIFSKFLDNPELPDLDLLVRTGGNIRISNFFLWRIAYSELIFSDVLWPEYCNNRYSKDLECFQCRRRNFGR, via the coding sequence ATGAATAAGGGTTCTCTTCCAAGTCATGTTGGAATTATTATGGATGGCAATAGAAGATGGGCTTTAAGTAAAGGATTGTCTTCTTTGGAAGGTTATAAAGAGGGTCTTGAAAGAGCAAAAGAAATAGTTAAGCATTCTTTAAGGGTAGGTATAAAATATTTATCCTTTTATGTATTTTCTACTGAAAATTGGAAAAGGGATGTTTGTGAGATAGAAAATTTAATGTTTTTAATTGCTAACTATTTGAGAGCCGAATTTGATTTTTATAAAAAAAATGGAATAAAAATAATAGTTTCAGGGGATGTTGAGTCTTTAAGCGAAGAAGTAAAAAGTTCTATAAAAGATTCTATTAACTTTTCTAAAAATTTCAACAACCTTATTTTAAATTTGGCAATCAATTATGGGGGTCGTGATGAAATACTTAGAGCTGTTAAAAAATTTGTTTCAAGTGATTTTGATTTAGAATCTTTGAATGAGAATATTTTTTCCAAGTTTTTAGACAATCCAGAACTGCCTGACCTTGATCTTTTAGTACGTACAGGCGGAAATATTAGAATAAGTAATTTTTTCTTATGGAGGATTGCTTACTCTGAATTAATTTTTTCAGATGTTTTGTGGCCTGAATATTGTAACAATAGATATAGTAAGGATTTGGAATGTTTCCAATGTAGAAGAAGAAATTTTGGGAGATGA
- the frr gene encoding ribosome recycling factor: MEDYKAFLDEKMSKVLLSLGNEYKTLRTGRISSNIFDKVFIQYHGQRIPITQVSSIRIPEARLVVIQPWDKSILNKIEQAILNSDLSMNPSSDGSVIRIKVPALTSERRQDIVKHAKKIAEEHKISTRNIRQDLNNKVKKQEKESKITEDSLKRILDDIQKSTDIYIKKIDSILESKIQEIMEA, encoded by the coding sequence ATGGAAGATTATAAGGCTTTTCTAGATGAAAAGATGAGTAAGGTTCTTTTATCACTTGGCAATGAATATAAAACGTTAAGAACAGGGAGAATTAGTAGTAATATTTTTGATAAAGTCTTTATTCAGTACCATGGCCAGAGAATACCCATAACTCAAGTGTCAAGTATTAGAATTCCTGAAGCAAGGCTTGTTGTTATTCAACCTTGGGATAAAAGCATCTTAAATAAGATAGAACAGGCTATACTTAATTCTGATCTTTCTATGAACCCTTCAAGTGATGGTTCGGTTATTAGAATTAAGGTTCCAGCGTTAACTAGTGAAAGGCGACAAGACATTGTAAAGCATGCTAAAAAAATAGCAGAAGAGCATAAAATTTCAACTAGAAATATACGACAAGATTTAAACAATAAGGTTAAAAAGCAAGAAAAAGAATCGAAGATTACAGAGGACAGTTTAAAAAGAATTTTAGATGATATTCAGAAATCTACAGACATTTATATTAAAAAAATAGATTCTATTTTAGAATCTAAAATTCAAGAAATAATGGAAGCTTAA
- the tsf gene encoding translation elongation factor Ts, with protein MSIISPQDVKKLREETNAGFGDCKKALSAAGGDFELAKKKLREMGIASAEKRFDRDAREGRVFSYSNNIYAGLLLISCETDFVALNHDFVNFGNSLIKELVESGSDSLTTSQELELKNLAATIKENIQVKKIFITKIQSNEFVKIYLHGEQSKIGVLIKLKVDDFSKTEDKMFQNFAMDLALHVAAFAPVYLRNDDVCPNYIKEQEEIFTKQLESSGKSESIINGIVAGKIKKHLAEISLLEQSFVKNDKITVRGMLDEISKAISSEIEVVEFKYLRVG; from the coding sequence ATGAGCATTATTAGTCCTCAAGATGTAAAAAAACTTCGAGAAGAAACCAATGCTGGTTTTGGAGATTGTAAAAAAGCTTTATCCGCTGCTGGTGGAGACTTTGAATTGGCTAAAAAAAAGCTTAGAGAAATGGGAATCGCATCTGCTGAGAAAAGATTTGACCGAGATGCAAGAGAAGGTAGAGTATTTTCATATTCAAACAATATTTATGCTGGGCTTTTGCTTATTTCTTGTGAAACAGACTTTGTTGCTTTAAATCATGATTTTGTTAATTTTGGCAATTCTTTGATTAAGGAATTAGTAGAAAGCGGAAGTGATTCTTTAACCACTTCTCAAGAGTTAGAGCTTAAAAATTTAGCAGCTACAATAAAAGAGAATATTCAGGTTAAAAAAATTTTTATTACTAAAATTCAATCTAATGAGTTTGTAAAAATTTATTTGCATGGTGAACAATCTAAAATAGGTGTTTTAATTAAATTAAAAGTAGATGATTTTTCTAAAACCGAAGATAAAATGTTTCAAAATTTTGCTATGGATTTAGCTTTGCATGTGGCCGCTTTTGCTCCTGTTTATTTGAGAAATGATGATGTTTGTCCAAATTATATTAAAGAGCAAGAAGAGATATTTACCAAACAATTAGAATCTAGTGGTAAGTCAGAAAGCATAATCAACGGTATAGTTGCAGGAAAAATAAAAAAACATCTTGCTGAAATTTCTCTTCTTGAACAAAGTTTTGTAAAGAATGATAAAATCACTGTAAGGGGAATGCTTGATGAGATTTCAAAAGCAATTTCAAGCGAGATAGAAGTAGTTGAGTTTAAATATTTAAGAGTAGGGTAG
- the rpsB gene encoding 30S ribosomal protein S2, whose product MAIVTMKSLLEAGVHFGHQVKRLDPRMKRFIFSERNEIHILDLQKTLQGIKDSYELVQRVIKDGKKVLFVGTKKQASEIIEQEARRSDMPYVSSRWLGGMLSNFNTIRKSVQKLKKLEKMEVDGTFDMISKKEISQLNREKSKLAKNLTGIKDMETLPGAIFIIDPKREQIAINEARKLKIPIISVVDTNCNPDVIDCPIPGNDDAIRSVALFTKIISDAILESDKEVGIQIIENLNEEDLMKEIEIKNDKSDSIEERGE is encoded by the coding sequence TTGGCAATTGTTACGATGAAGAGCCTGTTGGAGGCTGGAGTTCATTTTGGCCATCAAGTAAAAAGACTTGATCCCAGAATGAAAAGATTTATTTTTTCTGAGAGAAATGAGATACATATTTTAGATCTTCAAAAGACTTTGCAGGGAATTAAAGATTCTTACGAGCTTGTTCAAAGGGTAATAAAAGATGGTAAAAAGGTGCTTTTTGTTGGAACCAAAAAGCAAGCTAGTGAGATAATAGAACAAGAGGCAAGAAGAAGTGATATGCCATATGTAAGCAGTAGGTGGCTTGGGGGTATGCTTTCTAATTTTAATACGATTAGAAAATCTGTTCAAAAATTAAAAAAGCTAGAAAAGATGGAAGTTGATGGAACTTTTGATATGATAAGCAAAAAAGAGATTTCACAACTTAATCGCGAAAAGTCAAAATTAGCTAAAAATTTAACAGGTATCAAGGACATGGAAACACTTCCTGGTGCTATTTTTATCATTGACCCTAAGCGAGAGCAGATAGCTATTAATGAGGCTAGAAAATTAAAAATTCCCATTATTTCTGTGGTTGATACGAATTGTAATCCAGATGTTATTGATTGTCCAATTCCTGGTAATGATGATGCGATTCGTTCTGTTGCTTTGTTTACCAAAATAATATCTGATGCTATTTTGGAAAGTGATAAAGAGGTTGGTATTCAAATAATTGAGAATTTAAACGAAGAAGATTTGATGAAAGAAATTGAAATTAAAAATGATAAAAGTGACTCTATTGAAGAAAGGGGAGAGTAA